A genomic window from Gemmatimonadaceae bacterium includes:
- a CDS encoding YdeI/OmpD-associated family protein, translated as MPTKDARIDAYIAKAQPFAKPILRHLRAELHAACPEVEETIKWGMPHFAYHGLLAGMASFKAHVAFGFWKGSLVTGSTRQAKEAMWDFGCITSVKQLPGKRELRALIKKAMELNESGTAPKRPRKHAKPPLRIPADLSAALKSAAKAAAFFKSLPPSAKRDYIEWITEAKQPATRAKRLATTVEWLAEGKRRNWKYET; from the coding sequence ATGCCCACGAAAGACGCGCGAATCGACGCCTACATCGCGAAGGCCCAGCCGTTCGCGAAACCCATCCTGCGGCACCTGCGCGCCGAGCTGCACGCTGCCTGCCCCGAGGTGGAAGAGACGATCAAGTGGGGAATGCCGCACTTCGCCTACCACGGACTGCTCGCCGGAATGGCCTCATTCAAGGCGCACGTGGCGTTCGGTTTCTGGAAGGGCAGCCTCGTTACGGGGTCCACGCGCCAGGCGAAGGAGGCGATGTGGGACTTCGGCTGCATCACGTCGGTGAAGCAGCTGCCCGGCAAGCGCGAGCTGCGCGCGCTGATCAAGAAGGCGATGGAGCTGAATGAATCGGGGACGGCACCCAAGCGCCCGCGCAAGCACGCGAAGCCGCCATTGCGCATACCAGCGGACCTGAGCGCGGCGCTCAAGTCCGCGGCGAAGGCGGCAGCGTTCTTCAAATCACTGCCGCCTTCGGCGAAGCGGGACTACATCGAGTGGATCACCGAGGCCAAGCAGCCGGCGACGAGGGCGAAGCGACTGGCGACGACGGTAGAGTGGCTAGCTGAAGGGAAGCGGAGGAATTGGAAATATGAGACGTGA